The following proteins are encoded in a genomic region of Sorangiineae bacterium MSr12523:
- a CDS encoding AAA family ATPase: MAAEQTIHLERYAADAKALVAGAQSLADERKHAQVEPIHLLARAIDRDRGVAEVFRKAGADPADVAVEAESALSRIGKTTSGLAYLSNAMLELLRRAEKEATGNTVQVEHLLNALSQEIRGAAAVVLQAFALGPGSFRPHMAALRSVPRDPPGAATSSSGTGGDNGGRFTQDLVERARQGGFDPVIGRDAEVRRLLQILERRHKNHPLLVGDPGVGKTAIVGALCMRIAAKEVPQNLAQLSILELETGALVAGARLRGEIEERLKQVIGAMKGTAGSERVLYISGIDSLLGQGAAGSGVGDLLKPMLARGEVRLLASTTPDGLRKMQERDPGLLRRFRILTIDAPPPEQAIEMLRGLATKFEAHHKVQIGDPAVVGAVHLAKRYLQDRALPDTAIDLLDEAAARKRVELDGVPAEIDNAIRRLASVKAQHQSLLDDDDAMSIKTRERLEKEMAALEPQVIELRARLDSRRGALAAVNALRAERERLEQQLNEARGRQDFARLGELEHVSIPDVKRRLEAAETAMKRDDGGRTSNVVTEEDVAVVLGDWTGIPVAKMLEAESDKLLKMEERLGQRVVGQNEAVRAVSRAVRRGRVGLRDPGKPIGSFLYLGPSGVGKTELAKALAEFLFDDEQSMTRLDMSEFMEKHMAQRLVGAPPGYVDSEQGGFLTEAVRRRPYSVLLFDEVEKAHADVFNLLLQVLDDGRLTDGRGRTADFSNTVVIMTSNIGSKRILETAPSLFETEEGRDALRDVLREELRNFLRPEFLNRIDDIVVFRPLSKTDLRGIVDIQLRRLEKLMADREIKLDLTEAAKMNLVEQGYEPAFGARPLRRAILKRLQDPLAEQILAGGYASGSIVKVDVKGDEFVFEKG, encoded by the coding sequence ATGGCAGCCGAGCAAACCATTCACCTCGAGCGCTACGCGGCGGACGCCAAGGCGCTCGTTGCAGGGGCCCAGTCGCTCGCGGACGAGCGCAAACACGCTCAAGTCGAGCCGATTCACCTTCTCGCCCGCGCGATCGACCGCGACCGTGGCGTCGCCGAGGTCTTCCGCAAAGCCGGGGCGGACCCGGCCGATGTGGCCGTCGAAGCGGAGTCGGCCCTTTCCCGTATCGGAAAGACCACCAGCGGCCTTGCGTACCTGTCCAACGCGATGCTCGAGTTGCTGCGCCGCGCGGAAAAAGAAGCCACGGGCAACACCGTCCAGGTCGAACACCTTCTGAACGCGCTCTCGCAGGAAATCCGTGGCGCGGCGGCCGTGGTTCTTCAGGCCTTTGCCCTTGGGCCCGGCTCCTTCCGCCCCCACATGGCGGCCCTTCGCAGTGTCCCGCGCGATCCGCCGGGTGCGGCGACCTCCTCCTCCGGCACGGGCGGCGACAACGGCGGTCGGTTCACGCAGGACCTGGTCGAGCGCGCCCGCCAAGGCGGTTTCGACCCCGTCATCGGACGCGATGCCGAAGTTCGCCGGCTCCTGCAGATCCTCGAGCGGCGGCACAAGAACCACCCCCTGTTGGTCGGCGATCCCGGCGTCGGAAAGACCGCCATCGTCGGCGCCCTCTGCATGCGCATCGCCGCCAAAGAGGTGCCGCAGAACCTGGCGCAGCTCTCGATTCTCGAATTGGAAACGGGTGCGCTCGTAGCCGGTGCACGCCTGCGCGGCGAAATCGAGGAGCGCCTGAAACAAGTCATCGGCGCCATGAAGGGCACGGCTGGCAGCGAGCGTGTGCTCTACATCAGCGGCATCGACTCGCTCCTCGGCCAAGGCGCAGCCGGCAGCGGTGTGGGCGATCTGCTCAAGCCCATGCTCGCCCGCGGCGAGGTGCGCCTGCTCGCGTCCACCACGCCGGACGGCCTGCGCAAAATGCAGGAACGCGATCCGGGGCTGCTCCGGCGCTTCCGCATCCTCACCATCGATGCCCCGCCGCCCGAGCAGGCCATCGAGATGCTGCGCGGCCTCGCGACCAAGTTCGAGGCACACCACAAGGTGCAAATCGGCGATCCTGCCGTCGTGGGTGCGGTGCACCTGGCCAAGCGCTACCTGCAAGATCGCGCGCTTCCCGATACGGCCATCGACCTTCTCGACGAGGCTGCGGCGCGCAAGCGGGTCGAGCTCGATGGCGTCCCGGCCGAGATCGACAACGCCATCCGCCGCCTCGCGTCCGTCAAAGCGCAGCATCAGTCGCTGCTCGACGACGACGACGCGATGAGCATCAAGACCCGCGAACGCCTCGAAAAAGAGATGGCCGCGCTCGAGCCTCAGGTCATCGAGCTTCGCGCCCGCCTCGATTCGCGCCGTGGGGCCCTCGCCGCCGTCAACGCACTGCGCGCGGAGCGTGAGCGGCTCGAGCAGCAATTGAACGAGGCGCGCGGTCGCCAGGATTTCGCGCGGCTCGGTGAGCTGGAACACGTCTCCATTCCCGACGTGAAGCGCCGCCTCGAGGCCGCGGAGACCGCGATGAAGCGCGACGACGGCGGCCGCACCTCGAACGTGGTGACGGAAGAAGACGTCGCCGTCGTGCTGGGCGATTGGACGGGCATCCCCGTCGCGAAGATGCTCGAGGCCGAGAGCGACAAGCTCCTCAAAATGGAAGAGCGCCTCGGTCAGCGCGTCGTCGGGCAAAACGAGGCGGTGCGGGCGGTCTCGCGCGCGGTGCGACGCGGACGTGTGGGACTGCGCGATCCGGGCAAGCCCATCGGGTCCTTCCTCTACCTCGGCCCGAGCGGCGTCGGGAAAACGGAGCTCGCGAAGGCGCTGGCCGAGTTCCTCTTCGACGACGAACAATCGATGACCCGCCTCGACATGAGCGAGTTCATGGAGAAGCACATGGCCCAGCGCCTCGTGGGCGCACCGCCGGGCTACGTCGACAGCGAACAGGGCGGCTTCCTGACCGAGGCCGTGCGCCGCCGCCCTTACAGCGTGCTGCTCTTCGACGAGGTCGAAAAGGCGCACGCCGACGTGTTCAACCTGCTGCTGCAGGTGCTGGACGATGGGCGGCTCACCGATGGGCGCGGCCGCACGGCGGATTTCTCGAACACCGTCGTCATCATGACGAGCAACATCGGCTCGAAGCGCATCCTGGAAACGGCGCCGAGCCTGTTCGAGACCGAGGAAGGCCGTGATGCCCTGCGCGACGTGCTCCGCGAGGAGCTGCGCAATTTCCTTCGGCCCGAGTTCTTGAACCGCATCGACGACATCGTCGTCTTCCGCCCGCTCAGCAAAACCGATTTGCGCGGCATCGTCGATATCCAACTACGACGATTGGAAAAGCTCATGGCCGATCGGGAGATCAAACTCGATTTGACCGAGGCCGCGAAAATGAACCTGGTGGAGCAGGGCTACGAACCGGCCTTCGGCGCCCGCCCGCTGCGCAGGGCCATTCTCAAGCGCCTGCAAGACCCCTTGGCCGAGCAAATTCTGGCCGGCGGGTACGCTTCCGGCAGCATCGTGAAAGTGGATGTGAAGGGGGACGAGTTCGTCTTCGAAAAGGGTTGA
- a CDS encoding MXAN_2562 family outer membrane beta-barrel protein — protein MTVVGLLSAKPAYASDDDLVLRPRHVYRESPQHFALEFRFAPYKPQIDDEPSLNGKTPWKDTFRDNPRLLFAVEFDWQALRIPYLGTIGPGVSIGYTRMNAVANKIDPVTKEPSNVSSGTDTSLELFPMYAVAVLRADVLMREVGIPFVPYGKAGIGYIPWRSFTEGGTSYQETPDGTVYAKGQTWGLHLAAGVAFQMDVIDRYTAKNLDNTMGINHTYLYAEWMFANYRGVGQSNVLWVGTSTWVAGLAFEF, from the coding sequence TTGACGGTAGTCGGGCTGCTTTCTGCCAAGCCGGCCTATGCCTCCGACGATGACCTGGTCTTGCGGCCGCGTCATGTGTATCGCGAATCGCCGCAGCACTTTGCGCTCGAATTCCGCTTCGCTCCGTACAAGCCGCAGATTGACGACGAACCGAGCCTCAATGGCAAAACGCCGTGGAAGGACACGTTTCGCGACAACCCCCGCCTGCTGTTCGCCGTGGAATTCGACTGGCAAGCATTGCGCATCCCGTATCTCGGCACCATTGGTCCCGGTGTGTCGATTGGCTATACGCGGATGAACGCCGTGGCGAACAAGATCGACCCGGTTACCAAAGAGCCATCGAACGTCTCGTCGGGCACCGACACCTCGCTCGAGCTCTTTCCGATGTACGCCGTCGCTGTTCTGCGTGCGGATGTACTCATGCGCGAAGTTGGTATTCCGTTCGTGCCTTACGGCAAAGCGGGTATCGGTTATATCCCCTGGCGCTCGTTCACCGAGGGCGGGACCTCTTATCAGGAGACGCCGGACGGCACCGTTTACGCTAAAGGTCAAACCTGGGGGCTCCACCTCGCCGCCGGTGTTGCCTTTCAAATGGACGTCATCGATCGCTACACGGCGAAGAATCTCGATAACACCATGGGGATCAACCACACGTATCTCTATGCCGAGTGGATGTTCGCGAACTACCGCGGCGTTGGCCAATCCAACGTGCTCTGGGTAGGGACCAGCACCTGGGTGGCGGGCCTGGCGTTCGAGTTTTGA
- a CDS encoding aminotransferase class I/II-fold pyridoxal phosphate-dependent enzyme, translating to MIHLIPSHRTRPSDDPIFSLHREATARKAKGDSIINATIGVLLDDAGGLAVLPTAARVVHETKTDDWAAYAPIAGHPAFLEAVQNDLLGGEPRLRATSIAVATPGGSGALRHAIVNFLEAGQALLTTSYFWAPYLTLADEAERKVATFSMFSSDGKLDLDALDQAVATQIQDQGRVLLFINDPCHNPTGYSMHRDEWKALVARLVPHAERAPLTLLVDVAYAAYSAGPPWDHLPELVPLLGKAGLLFAWSASKTFTHYGLRVGALVACIPEEKERAATENALSYSSRGTWSNCNAGGLRAITQLLTDPALKAAADAEREVTRKLLAHRVNVFNELAHAKNLRYPRYDGGFFVSVFTDDAAGKAARMRERGVYVVPIRGALRVGLCAVAEKDIPALVDALAM from the coding sequence GTGATCCACCTGATCCCTTCGCACCGCACCCGCCCATCGGATGACCCCATTTTTTCGCTGCATCGTGAGGCGACCGCACGCAAGGCGAAGGGGGACAGCATCATCAACGCCACCATTGGCGTCTTGCTCGACGATGCGGGCGGCCTTGCCGTGTTGCCCACGGCGGCGCGCGTGGTGCATGAGACGAAGACGGACGACTGGGCGGCCTACGCCCCCATCGCGGGCCATCCGGCGTTTCTCGAGGCTGTGCAGAACGATTTGCTCGGCGGCGAGCCGCGCCTTCGCGCCACCAGCATCGCCGTCGCGACCCCCGGAGGCTCGGGGGCCCTGCGCCATGCCATCGTCAATTTCCTCGAGGCCGGACAGGCCCTGCTCACCACGAGCTACTTCTGGGCACCTTATTTGACCCTGGCGGACGAGGCCGAGCGAAAGGTCGCCACCTTCTCCATGTTCTCGAGTGACGGCAAGCTCGACCTCGACGCCCTCGACCAGGCCGTTGCCACGCAAATCCAGGATCAGGGGCGCGTTCTGCTCTTCATCAACGACCCCTGTCACAACCCCACCGGCTACTCGATGCACCGCGACGAGTGGAAAGCCCTCGTCGCGAGACTCGTGCCGCATGCCGAGCGTGCCCCGCTCACGTTGCTCGTCGATGTGGCGTACGCCGCCTACAGCGCGGGTCCGCCGTGGGATCATCTGCCCGAGCTGGTGCCGCTCCTCGGCAAGGCCGGTCTGCTCTTCGCGTGGAGCGCCTCGAAGACCTTCACGCACTACGGACTTCGCGTCGGCGCGCTCGTGGCATGCATCCCCGAGGAGAAAGAGCGCGCCGCGACCGAAAATGCCCTTTCCTACTCGTCGCGCGGCACGTGGTCCAACTGCAACGCGGGCGGTCTGCGCGCCATCACGCAGCTGCTCACCGACCCTGCCCTGAAAGCGGCCGCCGACGCCGAACGCGAGGTCACGCGCAAACTGCTCGCCCACCGTGTGAACGTCTTCAACGAGCTTGCCCACGCGAAAAACCTCCGCTACCCCCGCTACGACGGCGGCTTCTTCGTCTCGGTCTTCACCGACGACGCCGCCGGAAAAGCCGCCCGCATGCGCGAGCGCGGCGTCTACGTCGTCCCCATCCGCGGCGCCCTCCGCGTCGGCCTCTGCGCCGTCGCCGAAAAAGACATCCCCGCCCTCGTCGACGCCCTCGCCATGTAA
- a CDS encoding inositol monophosphatase, giving the protein MTRSFDVHAENDQRALLAIALDVAREAAELVLSGWRKKFTVDLKGPVDLVTDFDRASEALVRDRLHARTPFTVVGEEAGGDANRLSDEVRWYVDPIDGTTNFVHGHPFFCVSIGLLAHGQPLLGAIVAPALRYEFTGIAGKFATRNGEPCHVSAATEFSEALLATGFPYDRRVSEDNNFDAFVAIKKKCQAVRRCGSAALDLCFVAEGTYDGYWEKKLNAWDITGGSAIVLGAGGRLSTYGGEPFNAMRGDLVATNGKIHDALLRELAEVQSKRTTK; this is encoded by the coding sequence ATGACACGGTCGTTCGATGTTCACGCGGAAAATGATCAACGCGCTCTCCTTGCCATCGCGCTCGATGTAGCTCGCGAGGCCGCCGAGCTCGTGCTCTCGGGCTGGCGAAAGAAGTTCACCGTCGATCTCAAGGGCCCCGTCGACCTGGTGACGGACTTCGATCGCGCGAGCGAAGCGCTCGTGCGCGATCGGCTCCATGCGCGCACGCCCTTCACGGTGGTCGGCGAAGAGGCGGGCGGCGACGCAAACCGGCTTTCCGACGAGGTGCGCTGGTACGTCGATCCCATCGACGGCACCACCAACTTCGTGCACGGCCATCCCTTCTTTTGCGTCTCCATTGGCTTGCTCGCCCACGGCCAGCCCCTCCTCGGGGCCATCGTCGCGCCCGCCCTGCGCTACGAGTTCACCGGCATCGCCGGCAAATTCGCCACCCGCAATGGCGAGCCTTGCCACGTGAGCGCGGCGACCGAGTTCAGCGAGGCGTTGCTCGCCACGGGATTCCCGTACGATCGGCGCGTCAGCGAGGACAACAACTTCGACGCGTTCGTGGCCATCAAGAAAAAGTGCCAAGCCGTGCGGCGTTGTGGCTCGGCGGCATTGGATCTCTGCTTCGTGGCCGAAGGCACCTACGACGGCTACTGGGAAAAGAAACTCAACGCGTGGGACATCACCGGCGGGTCGGCCATCGTCCTGGGGGCGGGCGGCCGTCTTTCGACCTACGGCGGAGAGCCGTTCAACGCCATGCGTGGCGATTTGGTGGCCACCAACGGCAAAATCCATGATGCCTTGCTGCGCGAGCTTGCCGAGGTTCAATCCAAGCGTACGACTAAGTAA
- a CDS encoding Uma2 family endonuclease has product MDPRKPITPLEAPGVRSESVHVPRIDERLAPPETRLEYLHGIELFAAPVDPPHATRHADVTAVLRTAVADGYIAAVDLLTRTEDASDFAPHASIYPADLDGEGHRRLEELAFEIASEQSLSVPTNKARELIRRGVRRVFCVLVKQSRVLEWSREADSWQTLLLDSVIEDRCFVVPIKVRALLEAAAADDAVGSALLEKKNPVVVSALTNSKTEGVLEAKASALVTVLGARGIALDDAARARIGAERNLEVLDRWIVRAATATSLDEVLG; this is encoded by the coding sequence ATGGACCCTCGAAAGCCGATCACGCCCCTCGAAGCTCCGGGTGTTCGGAGCGAGTCCGTCCATGTGCCGCGCATCGACGAGCGGCTCGCGCCGCCTGAGACGCGGCTCGAGTATTTGCACGGGATCGAGCTCTTTGCGGCTCCGGTGGACCCACCGCATGCCACGCGGCACGCCGATGTAACGGCCGTATTGCGAACGGCGGTGGCCGACGGGTACATCGCGGCAGTCGATCTTCTGACGCGGACCGAGGACGCGAGTGACTTTGCGCCCCATGCGAGCATTTACCCGGCGGATCTCGATGGAGAAGGGCATCGGCGGCTCGAAGAGCTCGCCTTCGAAATCGCCAGTGAGCAATCGCTGAGTGTTCCTACGAACAAAGCGCGGGAGTTGATTCGGCGAGGTGTCCGCCGCGTCTTTTGCGTGCTCGTCAAGCAATCGCGCGTTCTCGAGTGGTCGCGCGAGGCCGATTCGTGGCAGACGCTCCTCTTGGATAGCGTCATCGAGGACCGTTGCTTCGTGGTGCCAATCAAGGTGCGCGCACTGCTCGAGGCGGCGGCTGCCGATGACGCCGTGGGGAGCGCGCTGCTCGAGAAGAAGAACCCGGTGGTCGTCTCGGCGCTGACGAACAGCAAGACGGAAGGCGTGTTAGAAGCCAAAGCATCGGCGCTCGTCACCGTCCTAGGGGCGCGGGGAATCGCCCTTGATGATGCGGCACGCGCCCGGATTGGGGCCGAACGCAATCTCGAGGTGCTCGATCGCTGGATCGTGCGTGCCGCGACGGCGACGTCGCTCGACGAGGTACTCGGCTAG
- the grxC gene encoding glutaredoxin 3 — translation MTTTASVQVYTTNYCPYCTRAKQLLTKRGIAFEEIDVSNDDEKRAWLVKTTGQRTVPQIFIQGSPIGGSDELHQLDRSGELAKRLAAA, via the coding sequence ATGACCACGACCGCCTCCGTCCAAGTCTACACGACGAACTACTGCCCCTACTGCACCCGCGCCAAGCAGCTGCTGACCAAACGGGGCATCGCCTTCGAAGAAATCGACGTTTCGAACGACGACGAAAAGCGAGCCTGGCTGGTCAAAACCACGGGCCAACGCACAGTGCCCCAAATCTTCATCCAAGGCTCGCCCATCGGTGGCTCCGACGAGCTTCACCAACTGGACCGCAGCGGCGAGTTGGCCAAACGCCTCGCTGCCGCCTGA
- a CDS encoding Mur ligase domain-containing protein: MGALAILLREIGYDVQGSDASFDPPIGPALEAAGVRCLRGFSAEHITRDLDFIVVGNAIRRDNPEALATAESGVRALSMSGALREFFLTGRRPLVVAGTHGKTTTSAMCAWLLRNAELEPGYFIGGLPKNLPSGAAVGSLRRKIVGSTAPPTPFVVEGDEYDAVYWHKQPKFFDYVGVGDDDVVIVTGVEHDHVDIYPDEKTYVAQFEELARKVPASGLIVCDASQRVAARAIAENAKARVAFYALEGDDTGDITPTWLGAYAPIDLGGMQPFDLFVGGMACGRFTMHTPGAHNVRNAVAALCACADGFGVPVLRARTALASFEGVRRRQDLLGTPGGIRVYDDFAHHPTAVHETLAALRAKHRDGRLWAVFEPRSATACRALHQKAYASAFGAADRVLFAPLGRSNVPEGERLDLELLAQEIGERARAMPSIDSILELLGTEARPGDTIVLLSNGAFGGLHRRLLGRFGP; encoded by the coding sequence ATGGGGGCGCTTGCGATCCTCCTTCGGGAAATCGGGTACGACGTTCAAGGGTCGGATGCGAGCTTCGATCCGCCCATTGGGCCGGCCCTCGAGGCGGCGGGCGTGAGATGCCTGCGCGGTTTTTCGGCGGAGCACATCACGCGGGATCTCGATTTCATCGTCGTGGGAAACGCCATCCGGCGCGATAACCCGGAGGCCCTCGCGACTGCGGAAAGCGGCGTGCGTGCGCTCTCCATGTCGGGCGCGCTGCGCGAGTTTTTCCTCACCGGCCGCCGCCCGCTCGTCGTGGCGGGCACCCACGGCAAGACGACGACCAGCGCCATGTGCGCGTGGCTTCTGCGCAATGCGGAGCTCGAGCCGGGGTACTTCATCGGCGGCCTGCCGAAGAACCTGCCCTCGGGCGCCGCGGTCGGCTCGTTGCGCCGCAAAATCGTGGGCAGCACCGCACCGCCCACACCGTTCGTCGTCGAAGGCGACGAGTACGACGCGGTGTATTGGCACAAGCAGCCCAAGTTTTTCGACTACGTCGGCGTCGGGGATGACGATGTCGTCATCGTGACCGGCGTCGAGCACGATCACGTGGACATCTACCCCGACGAGAAGACCTACGTCGCGCAGTTCGAGGAGCTCGCCCGCAAGGTGCCCGCCTCGGGGCTCATCGTGTGCGACGCCAGCCAGCGCGTGGCCGCGCGCGCCATCGCGGAAAATGCAAAGGCACGGGTCGCGTTCTACGCGCTCGAGGGCGACGACACGGGGGACATCACGCCCACGTGGCTCGGGGCCTACGCGCCCATCGACCTGGGGGGCATGCAGCCGTTCGACCTCTTCGTCGGCGGCATGGCCTGCGGCCGCTTCACCATGCACACCCCGGGCGCTCATAACGTGCGCAACGCCGTGGCGGCGCTTTGTGCGTGCGCAGACGGATTCGGTGTGCCCGTGTTGCGCGCGCGCACGGCGCTGGCGAGCTTCGAGGGCGTGCGCCGCCGGCAAGACTTGCTCGGCACACCGGGCGGCATCCGCGTGTACGACGACTTCGCGCACCACCCGACGGCGGTCCACGAGACGCTGGCCGCGCTTCGTGCAAAGCATCGCGATGGCCGCCTCTGGGCCGTCTTCGAACCGCGCAGTGCCACGGCCTGCCGCGCACTCCATCAAAAGGCGTACGCCTCGGCTTTCGGCGCCGCCGATCGCGTCCTCTTCGCGCCGCTCGGCCGCTCCAACGTCCCCGAGGGCGAGCGGCTCGACCTCGAGCTCCTCGCGCAGGAAATCGGCGAGCGAGCCCGGGCGATGCCCAGCATCGATTCCATCCTCGAGCTCCTCGGTACCGAGGCGCGCCCGGGTGACACCATCGTCTTGTTATCCAACGGCGCTTTCGGGGGGCTTCACAGACGTCTGCTCGGAAGGTTTGGTCCATGA
- a CDS encoding Gfo/Idh/MocA family oxidoreductase, with product MSTVGTNRRVALVGHGIMGRRHVRALLALPDRVTLAGIYDPDPAAASNAANIRVYASETEAIADADVVFVASPIAAHMSTVLRALRARRDVFVEKPIGATAEESAAMVEAAERSGRRLFVGHSERFNPVVRALRRVLDPARIRTISFCRVGAPRSRARDVLLNLGVHDLDLASYLTESRAHVRAAFGREDNTDVLLSTGRGSARVRVSREGERERRVLVTTDDASYEGDLLRFRLTVDEREELALDTEEPIIAQARAVFDALDGLPSDIAEGHHGAHAVRLAEKSLALLRKPHSQRALSEYVDSAE from the coding sequence TTGAGCACGGTTGGAACGAACAGGCGGGTAGCACTGGTGGGGCACGGCATCATGGGCCGGCGCCATGTGCGGGCGCTTTTGGCCCTTCCCGATAGGGTGACGCTCGCGGGCATCTACGATCCGGATCCGGCGGCGGCCTCGAACGCAGCGAACATCCGCGTCTATGCCTCGGAGACCGAGGCCATTGCCGATGCCGACGTCGTTTTCGTCGCATCGCCCATCGCCGCGCACATGTCCACGGTGCTGCGGGCCCTGCGGGCGCGTCGCGATGTCTTCGTCGAGAAGCCCATCGGCGCCACCGCCGAGGAGTCTGCGGCGATGGTGGAGGCGGCCGAGCGCAGCGGACGCCGGCTCTTCGTGGGCCACTCGGAGCGCTTCAACCCGGTGGTGCGCGCGCTCCGTCGCGTGCTCGATCCCGCGCGCATTCGCACCATCTCGTTCTGCCGCGTCGGCGCGCCCCGCTCGCGCGCCCGCGACGTGCTGCTCAATTTGGGCGTGCACGATCTGGATCTCGCGTCGTACCTCACCGAATCGCGCGCGCACGTGCGTGCAGCGTTCGGGCGCGAGGACAACACCGACGTTCTGCTCTCCACCGGGCGAGGCTCGGCCCGCGTCCGGGTCTCGCGCGAAGGAGAGCGCGAGCGGCGCGTCCTCGTCACCACGGACGACGCGAGCTACGAGGGCGATCTCCTGCGTTTCCGCCTCACGGTCGACGAACGCGAAGAGCTCGCGCTCGACACGGAGGAGCCCATCATCGCGCAAGCGCGCGCCGTGTTCGACGCGCTCGATGGCTTGCCCTCGGACATCGCCGAAGGCCACCACGGCGCCCACGCCGTCCGCCTCGCGGAAAAGTCGCTCGCGCTTCTGCGCAAGCCGCATTCACAGCGGGCACTGAGCGAATACGTCGACTCCGCCGAGTAG
- a CDS encoding VWA domain-containing protein codes for MFVPFLFELRARKVKIGAQEAMSLARALAMGLHDSSLDGFYHVARAVCVHREGDLDAFDQAFLSHFRGIETASVKLLDELEEWLKDARARRELSEEELALLKSLDMEELRKLFEERLRQQKERHDGGNRWIGTGGTSPFGAQGSHPTGLRVGPMGGGRSALGIADARRYKPYRSDLVLDIRQIEVALRKLRAFAREGDALELDLDETIAETAKNAGELELVLRPPKRSNVRVLLLMDVGGSMDPHAHTVSLLFSAAKRASNIRELKTYYFHNCIYGNLYSTERFVDPIRVRDVLDQCHADYKLVIVGDAAMHPGELLGGGDWSYYASNPSEKSMPGIRWMQLIADHFRKSAWLNPDPPQYWKGGTAEALSQVFPMYQMTLDGLGEAIAHLSRGGVRKR; via the coding sequence ATGTTCGTCCCCTTCCTCTTCGAGCTACGCGCGCGCAAAGTCAAAATAGGCGCCCAGGAGGCCATGTCCCTGGCGCGCGCCCTCGCCATGGGGCTGCACGATAGCTCGCTCGATGGCTTCTACCACGTCGCCCGCGCGGTCTGCGTCCACCGCGAGGGCGACTTGGACGCATTCGATCAAGCCTTTCTCTCGCATTTTCGAGGCATCGAAACGGCGAGCGTGAAGCTGCTCGACGAGCTCGAAGAATGGTTGAAGGACGCGCGCGCCCGCCGCGAGTTGTCCGAGGAGGAGCTCGCGCTTCTGAAGTCGCTCGACATGGAGGAGCTGCGAAAGCTCTTCGAAGAGCGCCTGCGCCAGCAGAAAGAGCGACACGACGGCGGCAACCGCTGGATCGGTACCGGTGGGACGAGTCCGTTCGGTGCGCAGGGCTCGCACCCCACGGGGTTGCGTGTGGGGCCCATGGGCGGAGGGCGCAGTGCCCTGGGCATCGCCGATGCGCGGCGCTACAAGCCGTATCGTTCCGACTTGGTGCTCGACATCCGCCAGATCGAGGTGGCATTGCGCAAGCTGCGCGCGTTCGCGCGGGAAGGGGATGCGCTGGAGCTCGATCTGGACGAGACCATCGCCGAAACGGCGAAGAACGCGGGCGAGCTGGAGCTGGTGCTCCGCCCGCCGAAGCGCTCCAACGTGCGCGTGCTCCTCTTGATGGACGTGGGCGGTTCGATGGATCCGCACGCCCACACGGTGTCGCTGCTGTTTTCAGCGGCCAAGCGGGCATCGAACATCCGCGAGCTGAAGACGTATTATTTCCACAATTGCATTTATGGCAATTTGTATTCGACGGAGCGATTCGTGGATCCGATTCGCGTGCGCGACGTGCTCGATCAGTGCCACGCGGACTACAAGCTGGTCATCGTGGGCGACGCGGCGATGCACCCGGGCGAGCTGCTGGGCGGCGGCGATTGGTCGTATTACGCGAGCAACCCGAGCGAGAAATCGATGCCGGGTATCCGGTGGATGCAGCTCATTGCGGACCACTTTCGCAAGAGCGCATGGCTCAATCCGGATCCGCCGCAATATTGGAAGGGCGGCACGGCGGAGGCGCTTTCCCAGGTCTTCCCCATGTACCAGATGACACTAGACGGCCTCGGCGAGGCCATCGCGCACTTGTCGCGTGGCGGCGTGCGAAAGCGCTGA